One Gadus morhua chromosome 1, gadMor3.0, whole genome shotgun sequence DNA segment encodes these proteins:
- the apobec2b gene encoding C->U-editing enzyme APOBEC-2b isoform X1: MADRNTGRSSVKKKEKTTSKPLEEKEKDKTKEKAVKKSQEKPAKKTEKSPKQPAKVEEGGLEEKEKEKAGDGEAVGGAEAKDPGDNGDFQPIELPPFEIVTGQQMSPFYFRFQFRNVEYSSGRNKTLLCFRVDVPGADADPLMGYMEDEHATAHAEEAFFDQVLPKNNASQGYDITWYVSSSPCTACVAKVTSVLRQRQTVRLTLLCSRLFQWEEPETCEGLKALAGAGCKLRMMKPADFQHVWETYVEREEESFAPWEDCQDNYNYYTERLAGILK; the protein is encoded by the exons ATGGCCGACAGGAACACAGGACGCTCCAGCgtcaagaagaaggagaagacgaCCAGCAAACCGctagaagagaaggagaaagacaaGACCAAGGAGAAGGCTGTGAAGAAGTCACAGGAGAAACCGGCCAAGAAGACTGAGAAGAGCCCCAAACAGCCGGCCAAGGTGGAGGAAGgagggctggaggagaaggagaaggagaaggctggagatggagaggcagTGGGGGGAGCTGAGGCCAAAGACCCAGGAGACAATGGCGACTTCCAGCCCATTGAGCTGCCGCCGTTTGAGATCGTCACCGG GCAACAGATGAGCCCGTTCTACTTCAGGTTCCAGTTCAGGAATGTGGAGTACTCGTCGGGCCGGAACAAGACCCTGCTGTGTTTCCGGGTGGACGTGCCGGGGGCCGACGCGGACCCCCTCATGGGCTACATGGAGGACGAGCACGCCACCGCGCACGCCGAGGAAGCCTTCTTCGATCAG GTGCTCCCTAAAAATAACGCCTCACAGGGCTACGACATCACGTGGTACGTGTCGTCCAGCCCGTGCACGGCCTGCGTCGCCAAGGTGACGAGCGTGCTGCGCCAGCGGCAGACGGTGCGCCTCACCCTCCTATGCTCCCGCCTCTTCCAGTGGGAGGAGCCCGAGACCTGCGAGGGCCTGAAGGCTCTGGCCGGCGCCGGCTGCAAGCTGAGGATGATGAAGCCCGCCGACTTCCAGCACGTGTGGGAGACGTacgtggagagggaggaggagagcttcGCGCCGTGGGAGGACTGCCAGGacaactacaactactacactgAGAGGCTGGCCGGGATCCTCAAGTAG
- the apobec2b gene encoding C->U-editing enzyme APOBEC-2b isoform X2, protein MADRNTGRSSVKKKEKTTSKPLEEKEKDKTKEKAVKKSQEKPAKKTEKSPKQPAKVEEGGLEEKEKEKAGDGEAVGGAEAKDPGDNGDFQPIELPPFEIVTGQQMSPFYFRFQFRNVEYSSGRNKTLLCFRVDVPGADADPLMGYMEDEHATAHAEEAFFDQWEEPETCEGLKALAGAGCKLRMMKPADFQHVWETYVEREEESFAPWEDCQDNYNYYTERLAGILK, encoded by the exons ATGGCCGACAGGAACACAGGACGCTCCAGCgtcaagaagaaggagaagacgaCCAGCAAACCGctagaagagaaggagaaagacaaGACCAAGGAGAAGGCTGTGAAGAAGTCACAGGAGAAACCGGCCAAGAAGACTGAGAAGAGCCCCAAACAGCCGGCCAAGGTGGAGGAAGgagggctggaggagaaggagaaggagaaggctggagatggagaggcagTGGGGGGAGCTGAGGCCAAAGACCCAGGAGACAATGGCGACTTCCAGCCCATTGAGCTGCCGCCGTTTGAGATCGTCACCGG GCAACAGATGAGCCCGTTCTACTTCAGGTTCCAGTTCAGGAATGTGGAGTACTCGTCGGGCCGGAACAAGACCCTGCTGTGTTTCCGGGTGGACGTGCCGGGGGCCGACGCGGACCCCCTCATGGGCTACATGGAGGACGAGCACGCCACCGCGCACGCCGAGGAAGCCTTCTTCGATCAG TGGGAGGAGCCCGAGACCTGCGAGGGCCTGAAGGCTCTGGCCGGCGCCGGCTGCAAGCTGAGGATGATGAAGCCCGCCGACTTCCAGCACGTGTGGGAGACGTacgtggagagggaggaggagagcttcGCGCCGTGGGAGGACTGCCAGGacaactacaactactacactgAGAGGCTGGCCGGGATCCTCAAGTAG